A stretch of the Mycolicibacterium celeriflavum genome encodes the following:
- the ipdF gene encoding (5R,7aS)-5-hydroxy-7a-methyl-1-oxo-2,3,5,6,7,7a-hexahydro-1H-indene-carboxyl-CoA reductase: MNLAETPKEIDGHGLLTGKVVVVTAAAGTGIGSAVARRALLEGADVVVSDHHERRLGETRDQLAELGLGRVEGVVCDVTSTAQVDALIASTTARMGRLDVLVNNAGLGGQTPVVDMTDEEWDRVLNVTLTSVMRATRAALRYFREADHGGVIVNNASVLGWRAQHSQSHYAAAKAGVMALTRCSAIEAVEFGVRINAVSPSIARHKFLEKTSSSDLLDRLSEGEAFGRAAEPWEVAATIAFLASDYSSYLTGEVISVSSQRA, from the coding sequence GTGAATCTGGCTGAGACCCCGAAAGAGATTGACGGCCACGGTCTTCTGACCGGCAAGGTGGTCGTCGTGACGGCGGCTGCCGGTACCGGCATCGGGTCGGCGGTGGCGCGACGGGCGCTGCTCGAGGGCGCCGACGTCGTGGTGTCCGACCATCACGAGCGCCGACTGGGGGAGACCCGCGACCAGTTGGCCGAACTCGGCCTCGGCCGGGTCGAGGGCGTGGTCTGCGACGTCACGTCCACCGCGCAGGTCGATGCGCTCATCGCGTCGACGACCGCGCGGATGGGCCGGCTCGACGTGCTGGTCAACAACGCCGGTCTGGGCGGGCAGACGCCCGTCGTCGACATGACCGACGAGGAGTGGGACCGCGTGCTCAACGTGACGCTGACGTCGGTGATGCGCGCGACGCGCGCCGCGCTGCGCTACTTCCGCGAGGCTGACCACGGCGGCGTGATCGTCAACAACGCCAGTGTATTGGGCTGGCGCGCACAGCATTCGCAGTCGCACTACGCCGCCGCCAAGGCCGGAGTCATGGCGTTGACACGGTGCAGCGCGATCGAGGCCGTCGAGTTCGGCGTGCGGATCAACGCCGTCTCGCCCAGCATCGCCCGGCACAAGTTCCTCGAGAAGACCAGTTCGTCGGATCTGTTGGACCGACTGTCGGAGGGGGAGGCGTTCGGGCGCGCCGCCGAGCCGTGGGAAGTCGCGGCCACCATCGCGTTCCTGGCCAGTGACTACTCCAGTTATCTGACCGGAGAAGTCATTTCGGTGTCGAGCCAACGGGCTTAG